Proteins from a genomic interval of Debaryomyces hansenii CBS767 chromosome E complete sequence:
- a CDS encoding 40S ribosomal protein S11 (highly similar to uniprot|P26781 Saccharomyces cerevisiae YDR025W RPS11A and highly similar to uniprot|P26781 Saccharomyces cerevisiae YBR048W RPS11B Protein component of the small (40S) ribosomal subunit), producing the protein MATELTVQSERAFQKQPHIFTNPKAKANRKTKRWFKEVGLGFKTPKAAIEGNYIDKKCPFAGSVSIRGKILTGTVVSTKMHRTIIIRRDYLHYVPKYNRYEKRHKNLAAHVSPAFRVQEGDVVVVGQCRPISKTVRFNVLKVAVSKSKSKQFTKF; encoded by the exons ATGGCTACTGAATTGACCGTTCAATCTGAAAGAGCTTTCCAAAAG CAACCACATATCTTTACCAACCCAAAGGCTAAGGCTAACAGAAAGACCAAGAGATGGTTTAAGGAAGTTGGTTTAGGTTTCAAGACCCCAAAGGCTGCTATTGAAGGTAACTACATCGACAAGAAGTGTCCATTTGCCGGTTCTGTCTCCATCAGAGGTAAAATTTTAACTGGTACTGTTGTCTCCACCAAGATGCACAGAactattatcattagaaGAGACTACTTACATTATGTTCCAAAATATAACAGATACGAAAAGAGACACAAGAACTTAGCTGCTCACGTTTCCCCAGCTTTCCGTGTCCAAGAAGGTGATGTCGTTGTTGTTGGTCAATGTAGACCAATCTCCAAGACTGTTAGATTCAACGTCTTAAAGGTTGCCGTTTCTAAGTCTAAATCTAAGCAATTTACTAAGTTTTAA